The Chloroflexota bacterium genome includes the window TCCCGATGGCGCCCTGCTCCCCAACCTGGTCATGGAGCCGCTGACCGACTGGCGTGTCGAGTTCCGCGATGGCCATCGCCTGCTGCGGGTGACGACCATCTTCAGCAACTACGGGGACGGGCCCTTCGAGCTGCGCGGCAGCCGGGCGAGCGCGGACGAGCCGTCCATGCTGATGATGGATCAGATCGTGTACACCGCCTCGGGCGGCTTCCGCCGGGTATCGACCACCGTGGACGCTCGCTACGCCGGGGACGGCCACGACCACTGGCATGCTCAGCAGGTCGTGACCATGGAGCTGAGCCCGGTGTTGGGTCCTGGATCGGTCCGCACCGGGAACAAGATCCACTTCTGCTTCTTCGACAACACCGCCACCAACCATGAGCTGGCGGGGTTCGAGAACCATGCCTACTACCTGATCAGCTGGTGCGGCGAGCCGGAGTCGTTCGGGGTCCGAATGGGCCTGTCGGTGGGATGGGGCGACCGATACGGGTGGGACTTCGCCAACCAGTGGCTCGACATCACCGACATGGCGGGCGGCACCTACACCCTGAAGGCCACCGTCGACTGGGCGAACGACTTCTACGAGACCGATGACACGGACAACTGCATCATGAGCCGGATCCAGATTCCGGCCGCCGGCGAGGGCCAGATCGTCACCGTCGAAGCCGACAGCCAGCCCTGTCCGTCTTAGGCCATCAGGGCGGCGTGGACGGCCTGGGCGGCCTGGGCAGCCCGCGCTACCGGGACCTCAGCCCATACGACGCGGAGGCCGCCCTCGTCGAAGGAGCCCTCCCCGTGGGCCGGCAGCGGCAGCAGTTCGGGCATTCGTGACGCAGGACCGATCAAGCTGATGCGCGCGATCCGTTCCTTGCGGTCCACTGCCAGCAGCATCGCACCATCCGCGCCGCGCGCGGGACGGGGCGGCACTTCGGTAGATGGCGCCTCGTCGTCCAGCGACCGGACAACCAGCCGCAGCCGGCCCCGGCGCGCGCGGCGCACCGCTACGGGGTGGACGACCTCTGCGCCGAGCTCCCCCAGCAGCTCCAGCTGAAGCGCGTCGACCACGGGCATCAGCCGCGCCGCGGGGACCAGATGGGGATCGGCCTCCCAGACGCCTCCTGTGTCCTTGAACAGCTCGCAGCGGTCGGCGCGCAGGGCGACCGCCAGGGCCACGGCTGAGAGGTCCGTCCCTCCCCGCCCCAGGGTGGTCAGCTCCCCGTGGGCCCCGATCCCCTGGAATCCGGCCACGACCGGTACCAGGCCGTCCGCCACCGCTGTCCGCAGCGGACGCGAGTAGACGCGGCGAACGGCCGCGCCCAGGTGAGCGGCCGCGGTCCGGATCCCGGCCTCGGCGCCGCTGAACGATCGGGCGGGTATGCCGCGCGCCTCGAGGCCCAGCGCAAAAAGGGCCGCCGACAACGCCTCCCCGGTGGCCAGGGCGCGATCCGTCTCGCGGGCCAGCGCGGAGTCCGGCGCATGGGCCGAGTCCCCCCGCAAGATGGCCCCGCCATCGGGCAACAGGACCGAGGCGGACGACAGGATCGCATCGGTTACACCCTCGAAGGCAGAGACGACCACGACCGGACGCAGCCCGGCGGCCCGCTGGCGAACCACGACTTCCACCGCCGCAGCCACGTCCTCCGGCCGGGTCAGCACCGAGCCGCCGAACTTGTCGACCACGATCGCTCCCGCTGGCGTCATGGAGCGGACTGTAGCGCTACCCTCGCCGGGTGCCTCCCCGCGCTCGCGCTGCCACGCTCCGCGCCGTCCGACGGCGGATCCTCGGGTGGTACCTGGCCGATCACCGCGACCTGCCGTTCCGGCGCAGCCGGGAGCTCTGGCCCGTGCTGGTGGCCGAGGTCATGCTCCAACAGACCCAGGCTTCGCGTATCTCCGAACGCTTTGACGCCTTCCTGGACCGATATCCGTCGCCCGCGGCCATGGCCGCCGCGACTCCTGCTCAGGTGCTTACCGACTGGAGCGGTCTCGGCTACAACCGCCGTGCCCTGAACCTGCACGCCGCGGCCGTACACATCGCCCGCGACGGTTGGCCAGAGACAGTCGAGGAGCTGGAGCGGCTGCCGGGGATCGGCCCCTACTCGGCTCGTGCCATTGCGTCCATTGCGTTCGGCCAGCCGGTTGGCGCCGTTGACACCAACGTCCGACGTTGGATCGTCCGCCGCTTCGCGGCGGACGCGGCCGATCGTCGCGCCCTGCAAGACCTGGCCGACCGGCTGGCCGCCGCGGCGCGGTCCCGCGACCCGGAAGAAGCCGGCACCTGGACCCACGCCACGATGGAGTTCGGGGCGCGGATCTGCACCGCCCGCGCGCCGCGCTGCGACATCTGCCCCGTATCCCGGGGCTGTCCGTCCCGATCCGATCCGCGCCGAGTCCCGGTTCCCCGCCAATCGTCATCTACAGCGGCCACCCGCGCGGCGCGCGGCGCGGTTCTGCGGGCGCTGGCGACAGCGCCCGACCACCGGCTCAGTTGGACGAAGGCGAGCCAGACCGAGAACGGTGAGGCCAACGCCGTCGATTACCGGGAGATTACCGAGGGGTTAGAGCGAGACGGCCTTCTTCATCGGTCTGAGACAGACCTCATCCTCGGTCCGCGCTAGCGCTCGACAATGCCCTCGGTCAGCGGATCGGGGTTTGAGTGGTGTCTTCACGACGACAGTATCTGCGTCAAATATTGTCTCGCCCTTGTCGTTCGATCTCAAATATCTTCCCCAACATGTTCGGAATGACGGCCGCGACCGCCTGGGAGCTCGAAGCCGAGCGCCGGGTTGAGCTGGCCTCCCGGAGCAGGCCTGCTTCCAGCTCGGAGGTCCGCGTCGGTCGCGACGGTGTGCTCCTCGCCACCCTGCGTCGGTTGACCGGTTCGCTGCGGCAGGCAGCACCGGCTGGCCTCAAGAACCTGCGAACCTGATTTCTGGACTCCCGCCCCGCCAAGTAGCCGAGCCCGGCCCGGATACAATCGGTCCGTGAGCGGAACCACGGCCAGCCTGAGCGTGCAGGTGGGCGACCCCATCCCGTCCATCGGCCTGCGCGCCACCGACGGGTACCTCCTGAACCTGCGTTCGTGGGTGAGCAAGACACCGGTGGCCCACGTGTTCTTCGCCGGACCGACGCTCAGCGGAGCCGCGCGCTCCGAGGCGGAAGTCCTGGCCCGCGAGTTGGCGGCTGCCGTCCCGCGCCTGGACGCGGCCGGGATCGCGGTGACCGGGATCACGACCGACAACGAGCGCCAGCAGAAGGACTACGCGACGGAGCTGAACCTGCCGTTCCTGCTGCTCAGCGACGAGCGGCTGATCGCTGCACAGGCATTAGGCGTGCCGGTGGCCGAGAAGCGCGGCAATACGAACGTGGCGCAGCCGGTGCTGATCGGCGTCGACGAGACAGGGCTGGTTCGGGGCATTTACCACAAGCCCGATCCGCGCCTGGTGGCGGCGATCATCCTCGAAACCTTCCGAGAACCTCTCCCGGCCTGAACCGATGCTGGCCGTCCGGACATACGCCGCCGGCGAGCCACTGCGACTCGAGGAGCTGCCCGTCCCCGTCCCTCACGGCACCGAGGTGCTGGTTCGAGTGGCCGGCGCAGGGGTGTGCCACACCGACCTCCACATCGCCCGGACCGATCTCATCAAGGTCGAACGGCCGATCACGCTGGGCCACGAAGTAGCCGGCTCGTTGGCGGCGGTCGGGCATGGGGCAGCACCGCTCCTGCGCCGGGTGAAGGTGCGCGAAGGCGATGCGGTGGCGGTATTCGGCGGCTGGGGTTGCGGGGAGTGCCGGGAGTGCCGCCGGGGAGAGGAGCAGCGCTGCGCGAGCGGCCGCTCCCCGGGGTTCCAGGTGGACGGCGGATACGCCGAGTACCTCTTGGTCCCCCATCCCCGCCACCTCATCCCGTTGGGCCAGCTGGATCCGGTGGAGGCCGCTCCCCTGGCTGACGCCGGGGTGACCTCGTTCCGCGCGGTCCGCCGCGCCGTTCCATGGCTGGCCGATGGGTCTCGGGCATTGCTCATCGGTCTGGGCGGGCTGGGCCAGTTCGCGCTCCAGTTCCTGCGACGGCTGCCGGAGGTGGTGGTGGGCGTGCGGGAGATCGACCCCGACAAGATCCAGATCGCGTCGCGGCTGGGCGCGGACGTGGGGTTCCTCGCCGGCGACGAGGAGCTTGTCTTCGCGGGGATGGGCGGGCCGGCGGACGTGGTGTTCGACTTCGTGGGATCCGATGAGACGCTGGCCCTGGCCGCGCGGTTCGTGGCTCCCGGCGGGCTCGTGTCGCTGGTCGGCGAGGCGGGCGGGCAGATGACGTTCTCGTTCGCGGCGCTCCCCGTGGAGGCGTCGCTCACCACCACGTCCTGGGGGTCACCTGACGACCTGCGCGACGTGGTCCAGCTGGCCCGCCGCGGCCGCCTCCGCTGGTCCGTGGATCGCATGCCGCTCCGCGAAGCCGCCGCCGCCCACGACCGACTGGCCGCCGGCCAGGTCCCCGGAAGACTGGTGCTCGTCCCCTAGGCTTCAGGCGCTGGACTGGTCACCTTACGCAACTGGGTCTGCGTCCGCTCGGCCATGACGAGGTTGCCCTTCCGCTGATAGAGATCCAGCGCCACCTCCAGCTCCGCCGCGGCTTCGGTATCCCGCCCTGCAAGATGAAGCACGTCCGCAAAATCGCCGTGGGCGTCGCCGATCATTTCCAGGAAGTCAGAACCCGCAACTGCCGCCACGGCTTCCCGACCCAGCTGCTCCGCGGCCTCGTACTCGCCGCGTCGGGCGAGGGCGCGCGCCGCCACGCCGAGCGCCGGTCCCAGGGCAGCGGGGTCGTCCTCCAGCCCCATCTCCCGGGCCAGCGTTGCCCAGTGCTCCGCTTCCTCATCGCGGCCGAGTTCGAGCATTGAGCGCGAGAGGTGGGCGGCCACGGTATTGGCGAAACCCCGATACCCAAAGGCCGTCATGGTTTCGTAGCCGGCGAGTTCCAGCTCGGCAGCTCGCGCGGTATTCCCCGCCAGCAGCTCGGCGGGGCCCATGTGATGACCTTGGAGCGAGGCGAGATACACGCGGGCTCCGAGTTGCTCGAGAATCGCCCATTCCTCGTCGAACGCCTTCCGAGCTTCGTCGAACTGACCCTGCTGCGACAGCATCGCGCCGTACTGGCGCGCAATTCGGATCGCTCCCAGACTCCGCGGATCGCTCATATCAGCGCGAAGCCGCTGCACCAGGTCGATCCCTTCTGGGACGGGGGTGGGACCCCAATATGCGAACGCTGCGATCCAACGTCGGATCTCGTCGCCAAGCCGTCCGAGTCCTATCGGAGTGGGCAGCAGCTCCTGCGCCAGACCCAAGGCACTCTGCGCCTCCCCACCCCAGAAGCGCAGCTTGGCGAGTTCAAGGCCGGCACGGGCCGCGCCCGCGTGGTCGCTGAGGGACGTAAGCGTTTGGCGGAGCCGGGCGGCGTCCTCCTGGAGCGCCAGAAGTGGATCGATCCCCATCGAGACGCGCGGGTGCAGGCGCAGCGTCTCGGCAATGGCGGCAGACCGCTCGTCGCCGATTCGCTCGGCGCTCAGGCGTGTCGCGACCAGGAAGGCATTGGCCTCTTCCGCTACACCCACCGAGGCCAGCGCCTCCCCGGCAAGCAATCGCCAGGCCATCGCTGAGGTCTCATCGGTCTCTAGGAGCGCGACCGCACGCTGGAGGAGGTTGGCTGCCGCGATGTTGTCGCCGCGCTCCAGCGCAGCGGCTCCCGCTGCTCCAAGGTGTGGCGCAGCCCGTCGCGCAAGGTCAGGCAGGCCAGGGTCCGCAAGATCCAGCTCGCGCCGGTAGCGCACGGCCTGCTCGAGGTGATAGCCGAGGATTGGGCGGTACTCATCGATTCGATCTCCGAGCGCCGGCTCCAGCCAGTCCGCGAACCGCTCGTGGAGCTCGGCTCGGCTCTGCTTGGCGATGGCCTGGTAGGCGGCATCACGAATGAGCTGGTGGCGGAACCGGAACGCCTCGCGGCCGGCGAGCTCTGCCCGGTCGGGGGCCACAAACTCCCGGCGAGTCAGGGTCAGGAGTGTCGGTC containing:
- a CDS encoding aspartate kinase; protein product: MTPAGAIVVDKFGGSVLTRPEDVAAAVEVVVRQRAAGLRPVVVVSAFEGVTDAILSSASVLLPDGGAILRGDSAHAPDSALARETDRALATGEALSAALFALGLEARGIPARSFSGAEAGIRTAAAHLGAAVRRVYSRPLRTAVADGLVPVVAGFQGIGAHGELTTLGRGGTDLSAVALAVALRADRCELFKDTGGVWEADPHLVPAARLMPVVDALQLELLGELGAEVVHPVAVRRARRGRLRLVVRSLDDEAPSTEVPPRPARGADGAMLLAVDRKERIARISLIGPASRMPELLPLPAHGEGSFDEGGLRVVWAEVPVARAAQAAQAVHAALMA
- a CDS encoding alcohol dehydrogenase catalytic domain-containing protein, with the translated sequence MLAVRTYAAGEPLRLEELPVPVPHGTEVLVRVAGAGVCHTDLHIARTDLIKVERPITLGHEVAGSLAAVGHGAAPLLRRVKVREGDAVAVFGGWGCGECRECRRGEEQRCASGRSPGFQVDGGYAEYLLVPHPRHLIPLGQLDPVEAAPLADAGVTSFRAVRRAVPWLADGSRALLIGLGGLGQFALQFLRRLPEVVVGVREIDPDKIQIASRLGADVGFLAGDEELVFAGMGGPADVVFDFVGSDETLALAARFVAPGGLVSLVGEAGGQMTFSFAALPVEASLTTTSWGSPDDLRDVVQLARRGRLRWSVDRMPLREAAAAHDRLAAGQVPGRLVLVP
- a CDS encoding lysyl oxidase family protein; the protein is MTDKSRRLVWLTLVCLALAACTPGAAGAPGSSGTSTPTAVATPEPTPEPTPTPAIPDGALLPNLVMEPLTDWRVEFRDGHRLLRVTTIFSNYGDGPFELRGSRASADEPSMLMMDQIVYTASGGFRRVSTTVDARYAGDGHDHWHAQQVVTMELSPVLGPGSVRTGNKIHFCFFDNTATNHELAGFENHAYYLISWCGEPESFGVRMGLSVGWGDRYGWDFANQWLDITDMAGGTYTLKATVDWANDFYETDDTDNCIMSRIQIPAAGEGQIVTVEADSQPCPS
- a CDS encoding A/G-specific adenine glycosylase produces the protein MPPRARAATLRAVRRRILGWYLADHRDLPFRRSRELWPVLVAEVMLQQTQASRISERFDAFLDRYPSPAAMAAATPAQVLTDWSGLGYNRRALNLHAAAVHIARDGWPETVEELERLPGIGPYSARAIASIAFGQPVGAVDTNVRRWIVRRFAADAADRRALQDLADRLAAAARSRDPEEAGTWTHATMEFGARICTARAPRCDICPVSRGCPSRSDPRRVPVPRQSSSTAATRAARGAVLRALATAPDHRLSWTKASQTENGEANAVDYREITEGLERDGLLHRSETDLILGPR
- a CDS encoding redoxin family protein, which codes for MSGTTASLSVQVGDPIPSIGLRATDGYLLNLRSWVSKTPVAHVFFAGPTLSGAARSEAEVLARELAAAVPRLDAAGIAVTGITTDNERQQKDYATELNLPFLLLSDERLIAAQALGVPVAEKRGNTNVAQPVLIGVDETGLVRGIYHKPDPRLVAAIILETFREPLPA